Proteins found in one Miscanthus floridulus cultivar M001 chromosome 4, ASM1932011v1, whole genome shotgun sequence genomic segment:
- the LOC136550296 gene encoding scarecrow-like protein 23 produces MLQGMLSRAPATDAAAAAAMKAKRATASPGEEEEGDGRSARGKRQQLLALGPATALASAAAEEEGPETRGLRLLSLLLRCAEAVAMDQLTEARELLPEIAELASPFGSPPERVAAYFGDALCARVLSSYLGAYSPLALRPLAAAQSRRVAVAFQAYNALSPLVKFSHFTANQAILQALDGEDCLHVIDLDIMQGLQWPGLFHILASRPRKPRSLRVTGLGASLDVLEATGRRLADFAASLGLPFEFHPIEGEIGHVADAAALLGSRQQQHQQRDDEATVVHWMHHCLYDVTGSDVGTVRLLRNLRPKLITIVEQDLGHSGDFLGRFVEALHYYSALFDALGDGAGAAEESAERHAVERQLLGAEIRNIVAVGGPKRTGEVRVERWGDELRRAGFRPVSLAGSPAMQARLLLGMYPWKGYTLVEEDACLKLGWKDLSLLTASAWEPADDAAASAPTTTS; encoded by the coding sequence ATGCTCCAGGGGATGCTATCCCGCGCGCCCGCCACCgacgcggcggcagcggcagcgatgAAGGCCAAGCGAGCGACCGCGTCCCCCGGCGAAGAGGAGGAAGGGGACGGCCGTTCTGCGCGCGGGAAGCGGCAACAGCTGCTTGCGCTTGGCCCTGCCACCGCTttggcgtcggcggcggcggaggaggaaggGCCGGAGACGCGAGGCCTGCGGCTGCTCAGCTTGCTGCTGCGGTGCGCGGAGGCGGTGGCCATGGACCAGCTGACGGAGGCGCGGGAGCTGCTCCCGGAGATCGCCGAGCTGGCGTCGCCGTTCGGGTCACCCCCGGAGCGCGTGGCGGCCTACTTCGGGGACGCGCTGTGCGCGCGCGTGCTCAGCTCGTACCTGGGCGCCTACTCGCCGCTCGCGCTCCGCCCGCTGGCGGCCGCGCAGAGCCGCCGCGTGGCAGTCGCGTTCCAGGCGTACAACGCGCTGTCGCCGCTCGTCAAGTTCTCGCACTTCACGGCCAACCAGGCCATCCTGCAGGCGCTCGACGGCGAGGACTGCCTCCACGTGATCGACCTGGACATCATGCAGGGCCTGCAGTGGCCGGGGCTCTTCCACATCCTCGCCTCCCGCCCGCGCAAGCCGCGCTCGCTCCGGGTCACTGGGCTCGGCGCGTCGCTCGACGTCCTCGAGGCCACCGGCCGCCGCCTCGCCGACTTCGCGGCATCCCTCGGCCTGCCGTTCGAGTTCCACCCCATCGAGGGGGAGATCGGGCACGTCGCCGACGCCGCGGCGCTCCTCGGCTCGcgccagcagcagcaccagcagcgGGACGACGAGGCCACCGTGGTGCACTGGATGCACCACTGCCTCTACGACGTGACGGGGTCGGACGTGGGCACGGTGCGGCTGCTCCGGAACCTGCGCCCGAAGCTGATCACCATCGTGGAGCAGGACCTGGGCCACAGCGGCGACTTCCTGGGCCGGTTCGTGGAGGCGCTACACTACTACTCGGCGCTGTTCGACGCGCTGGGAGACGGCGCCGGCGCGGCCGAGGAGTCGGCGGAGCGGCACGCGGTCGAGCGGCAGCTCCTGGGCGCCGAGATACGCAACATCGTGGCCGTAGGGGGACCCAAGCGGACCGGGGAGGTGCGCGTGGAGCGGTGGGGCGACGAGCTGCGGCGCGCTGGGTTCCGGCCAGTGTCCCTGGCCGGGAGCCCTGCCATGCAGGCCAGGTTGCTCCTCGGCATGTACCCGTGGAAGGGGTACACGCTGGTGGAGGAGGACGCGTGCCTTAAGCTCGGGTGGAAGGACCTCTCCCTGCTCACCGCGTCGGCGTGGGAGCCGGCGGACGACGCTGCCGCCTCTGCACCCACCACCACCAGTTAA